A genomic region of Synechococcus sp. NOUM97013 contains the following coding sequences:
- a CDS encoding DUF1995 family protein, producing MSAVLPADLFEAEERTLVALQEALGSKRRGRWQITWKFEGLRLLGPSLRLATALKESGRSLLLAWPDAGAAALAKRDGPELADCCVDLMQLQRDPAWAQRGDLLLIVGAQPSDYDTVEAVCNQWMEPVVLLNGRLEDAAVGIGSVARTRRRGFVSTWQSAFHLEPFVQGALMQEHLKEWELFRLDPAGYRWVQQFEARPDQEQIDDALASSTDGLRQKLGAVDRFIDDLRG from the coding sequence GTGAGCGCAGTTCTTCCTGCAGATCTATTCGAAGCTGAAGAGCGCACGCTCGTCGCGCTCCAGGAGGCTCTGGGCTCAAAGCGACGCGGTCGTTGGCAGATCACCTGGAAATTTGAGGGCCTGCGTCTGCTCGGTCCTTCCTTGCGATTGGCAACGGCGCTGAAGGAAAGCGGCCGCAGTCTTCTGTTGGCCTGGCCCGATGCTGGTGCTGCTGCACTGGCCAAACGGGACGGACCGGAGCTGGCCGATTGCTGTGTGGATCTCATGCAGCTCCAACGCGATCCAGCCTGGGCCCAGCGGGGGGATCTCCTGCTGATCGTTGGTGCACAACCCAGCGATTACGACACTGTTGAAGCGGTCTGCAACCAGTGGATGGAACCTGTTGTGTTGCTCAACGGACGGCTGGAAGATGCCGCGGTCGGGATCGGCAGCGTGGCCCGCACCCGGCGACGGGGATTTGTCTCCACCTGGCAATCGGCCTTTCATCTTGAGCCTTTTGTACAGGGAGCACTCATGCAGGAGCACTTGAAAGAATGGGAGCTGTTTCGGCTAGACCCCGCTGGCTATCGCTGGGTCCAGCAGTTTGAAGCGCGGCCAGATCAGGAACAAATCGATGACGCACTGGCCTCATCGACTGATGGCTTACGTCAAAAGTTGGGTGCGGTGGATCGCTTCATTGACGATCTCCGTGGTTGA
- a CDS encoding DUF4330 domain-containing protein yields MTFKDRLRSLSVVDAAAVLVVVAAAGGVLWSPKLSTAVAKATGALKPVEVMVDVRNTSAADPDGLVREALDAGRTTLVIRNQPAGTAELVRVDDIRRRLTAVQPDGRVVVADDPNKDIYGMLNARFVLKGDATVTPSGVVMAGTKLKVGIPVELEGRTYRVNGTVSGVTIQ; encoded by the coding sequence ATGACCTTCAAGGACCGCTTGCGATCGCTGTCAGTTGTCGACGCGGCGGCGGTTCTCGTGGTCGTTGCAGCGGCCGGAGGCGTGTTGTGGAGCCCGAAACTGAGCACTGCGGTGGCCAAGGCCACCGGTGCACTCAAGCCCGTTGAAGTGATGGTGGACGTTCGCAATACCAGTGCCGCAGATCCGGATGGCCTAGTGCGAGAAGCGCTAGATGCTGGGCGGACCACCCTGGTGATCAGAAATCAGCCTGCAGGAACCGCTGAACTGGTGCGTGTCGATGACATCCGACGGCGTCTGACTGCGGTTCAACCCGATGGCCGTGTGGTGGTGGCTGACGATCCCAACAAAGACATCTACGGCATGCTCAATGCCCGTTTTGTGCTCAAGGGCGATGCCACGGTGACTCCATCGGGGGTGGTGATGGCTGGGACCAAGCTCAAGGTGGGAATTCCTGTGGAGTTGGAAGGGCGCACCTACCGCGTGAATGGAACCGTGAGTGGGGTGACGATTCAATGA